A stretch of the bacterium genome encodes the following:
- a CDS encoding pilin, which produces MKKILYLLALFIFPLISLAQAPAPACDGVICNPLGNNADITVLVDRIVNFLLYLAGPIAVIMTVYAGFLFITGGDKPEQVKKARQMLLWIVIGVIVLILSKSAVVFVESFLK; this is translated from the coding sequence ATGAAAAAAATTCTTTATTTGCTAGCTTTATTTATTTTTCCTTTAATTTCCCTAGCTCAAGCGCCTGCGCCTGCTTGCGATGGTGTTATATGTAATCCCCTAGGAAATAATGCTGATATAACAGTTTTGGTTGATAGAATTGTAAACTTTCTTCTATATTTGGCGGGTCCCATAGCAGTTATAATGACAGTCTACGCTGGGTTTTTATTTATAACGGGCGGTGATAAGCCGGAACAAGTTAAAAAAGCTAGGCAAATGCTGTTATGGATTGTTATCGGTGTAATAGTGCTTATACTTTCAAAATCGGCGGTTGTGTTTGTGGAAAGCTTTTTGAAGTAG
- a CDS encoding TrbC/VirB2 family protein: MFKSINLNKLISVGLLSVFLFAFSYAVVGAQDGDIQPEIVGVESFTKERLTDTITIVVNYIIGIVAIIAVVMIVWAGYLYITAGMDEKNVEKAKKMLLYGVIGIVVVILSYSIVSFARSFLG, encoded by the coding sequence ATGTTTAAAAGTATAAATTTGAATAAGTTGATTTCTGTAGGTTTACTCTCGGTTTTCTTATTCGCCTTTAGTTATGCGGTTGTTGGAGCACAGGATGGAGATATACAGCCAGAGATAGTGGGTGTAGAAAGCTTTACTAAAGAGCGTCTGACAGATACCATAACAATCGTGGTTAATTATATTATAGGAATTGTGGCCATAATAGCTGTGGTTATGATTGTTTGGGCGGGCTATTTATATATCACAGCTGGTATGGACGAGAAGAATGTTGAAAAGGCCAAAAAGATGCTTCTTTATGGTGTGATTGGTATAGTTGTGGTTATACTTTCTTATTCTATAGTTAGTTTTGCAAGGAGTTTCTTAGGGTAG